One Vicinamibacterales bacterium genomic window, TCCGGCGCCACCAGCGCGCTGCGCGCCCCGGCTTCGATGCTCATGTTGCAGAGCGTCATGCGCTCTTCCATCGACAACCCCGACACCAGCGGGCCGGCAATTTCGAGCGCGTAGCCGGTGCCGCCGCTGAAACCGAGGCGCGCGATCATCGCCAGCGCCACGTCTTTCGCGGTGACGCCGGTGCTCAACGTGCCGGTGAGCAGCACGCGCATGGCCTTGGGCTTCTGCTGGACGAGGCACTGCGTGGCCAGCACGTGCTCGACCTCGCTGGTGCCGATGCCGAACGCCAGCGCCCCAAACGCCCCGTGCGTGCTGGTGTGGCTGTCGCCGCAGACGATCGTGGTGCCCGGCAGGGTCAGGCCCAGCTCGGGCCCGATCACGTGGACGATGCCCTGGCGGCCGCTGTTGAAGTCGAACAGTGGCACGCCGAACGTCACCGCGTTGCGGCGGAGCGCCTCGACCTGCGCGCGCGCCAGCGGATCGGCGATTGGCAATTCACGGCCCGTCGTGGGCACGTTGTGATCGACCGTGGCAAAGGTCAGGTCGGGCCGGCGGACCGGCCGCCCGGCCAGCCGCAGGCCCTCGAAGGCCTGGGGCGAGGTGACTTCGTGCACAAGGTGGCGATCGACGTAGAGCAGGGTGCGGCCGTCGTCGAGCACGCGCACGACGTGCGCGTCCCACACCTTGTCGAGCAGCGTCCGCGGGCCACTAGACGGCATGGTAGGAATGCCGCCTGTCTCGCACGTCGGTCAATGCGTCTTCGATGGCCTGGCCCATTTCCTGCGTGGACAGCACGCGCTCGCCCGGTCCGGCCAGGTCGCGGGTCCGCGCGCCGGCCGCCAGCGCGTCTTCGATCGCGTGATCGATTTCCGCCGCCTGCTTCTCCATCTTGGCGGTGAAGCGCAGGAGCATGGCGGCGCTGGCAATGGCGCCGATCGGGTTGGCCCAGCCCTTGCCGGCGATGTCGGGGGCCGAGCCGTGCACCGGCTCGTACAGATCGACGCGGCCGCCCAGCGTCGCCGACGGCAACACGCCGAGCGAGCCGGCGATCGACGCCGCCTGGTCGCTGAGAATGTCGCCGAACAGGTTGTCGCAGAGCATCACGTCGAAGCTGGTCGGCGACGTCGCCAGCCGCATGGCCGCGGTGTCAACGTAAACGTGCTCGAGCGCGACGTCCGGGTAGTCTTTCGCCACCTCGGTGACGACGGTGCGCCACAGGCGCGAGGTTTCGAGCACGTTGGCCTTGTCGATCGAGGCGACGCGGTGCTTGCGCTCGCGCGCCCGCTCGAACGCCACGCGCGCCACCCGTTCGATCTCATGACGCGAGTAGATCAAGGTGTTGAACGCGGTGTTCCCCGAGGCCTCGAAGCCGCGCGGCTCGCCGTAATACAAGCCGCCCAGCAGTTCGCGGACGATCAGCAGGTCGGCACCGCGCACCTTTTCGGGCTGGAACGCCGTCCGCTTCGCGAGCGAGGCATGGCAGATGGCCGGGCGCAGGTTGGCGAACCCGCCGAGCGCCTGCCGCAGGGCCAGCAGCGCCGCTTCCGGCCGTTCCGACGGCAGCAGGCCGTCGAACTTGGGATGGCCGACGGCGCCCAGGAGCACCGCGTCGGCGCCGAGGCAGGCCTCGAGCGTGGCCTCGGGCAGGCCCGTGCCGTCGGCGTCGATCGCGACACCGCCAATCCGATGCGTGGTGAAGGTGAACGTCTTGCCCGCGTGCTCGGCCACGTTCTTCAGGATCCGCACGGCTTCGGCCGTGACTTCCGGACCAATGCCGTCGCCGGGCAGCAGGGCGATCTTCAGTGACATGCAGCGTCTCCACGGCGCGCGCCCGCGCCGGCGCCCGCGCCAATGGCCAGCGGCGCCGCCATTTCGTCACGGATGATGGCCGCCAGCTGATCGTCGTCCACCGACTTGGTGCGATCGGCCAGCGCCGTGACCTTGGTGTAAAGGCGCTCGAGTTCGGGCTGCCGCAGCCGGTGACCGAGCGCGCGGCACCGCGCGTCGAGGCCGCGCATGCCGGAGTGCTTGCCGAGCACCAGGCGGGTGCCGGGCGCGCCCACGCTTTCGGGCCGCATGATTTCGTAGGTCAGTTCGTTCTTGAGCATGCCGTCCTGGTGGATGCCGGCCTCGTGCGCGAACGCGTTGGCGCCGACAATCGCCTTGTTCGGCGGCACCGACACGCCGACGATGGCCGATAGCGTGTTGCTGGCCGGCACCAGCCCGGGCGTGTGGATGCCGGTCATGTGGGGCAGGGCGTCGGCCCGCACCTCGAAGGCCATGACAATCTCTTCGAGCGAGGCGTTGCCGGCGCGTTCGCCGATGCCGTTGATGGTGCACTCCACCTGGCGCGCGCCCGCCTGCACGGCGGCAATCGAGTTGGCCACGGCCAGGCCCAGGTCGTTGTGGCAGTGGGCCGACAGCACGGCGCGGTCGCCCAGGCGCTTCTTGACCGTCAAGAACATCCGCTCGATGTCGGCCGGCAGCGCATAGCCGACCGTGTCGGGCAGGTTGATGGTGGTGGCGCCGGCGTCAACGGCGGCGGCCGCCACGTCGCACAGGAACGCCAGCTCGGTCCGGGTGGCGTCTTCCGCGGAAAACTCCACGTCGGCGCAGTACGCCCGGGCGTGGGCTACCGCCTTCGTGACCTGCTCGACACACTGCTGGCGCGTGATGCGCAGCTTGTGTTCGAGGTGGATGTCCGAGGTCGCCAGGAACACGTGAATGCGGGGCCGGGCGGCGCCCGAGAGGGCCGCCCATGCGCGGTCGATGTCCGCGGGGACGGCGCGGGCCAGGCCCGCGATAATCGGCCGGCGCACCGCGCCGGCAATGGTCTTCACGGCTTCGAAGTCGCCGTCCGACGAGATCGGGAAGCCGGCTTCGATGATGTCCACGCCCAAGCGGTCAAGCTGCTGCGCCAGGCGCAGTTTCTCGGCCGGCGTCATGCTGAAGCCGGGGGCCTGCTCGCCGTCGCGGAGCGTCGTGTCAAACACGTGAATGCGGGATCTGGTGGCCATGGTGTCCAAGCTCCGCAATAGTCTCGGGCGGGCGACCAAGATAAGTCAAAGTAATAATATCTATGGATGGAAGGGTCTTCGCTTATAGTATGAGTCGCGATGGAACTATTCCAACTCGAAGCGTTTCTCGCGGTGGTGCGTGAAGGCAGCTTCTCGGCCGCCGCCAAGGCGCTCTACCGGACCCAACCCGCCATCAGCCAGACCATCAAGAAGCTCGAGGATGAGATTGGCCGGCCACTGTTCGACCGCTCCAGCCGCCGCGGCGTCCTGACCGACGCCGGCCGGGTCCTGGCCGACCACGCCGAGCGCCTCGTCAACCTCCGGCAGCGGACGATGGCAGCGCTGGATGACGTGCGGCAGTTGCGCACCGGGCGGCTCACGGTGGCGGCCAACGAGTTGACGTGCCTCTACCTGTTGCCGATTCTGCACGAATACCGCCGGCTCTACCCGGATGTGCACATCACGGTCCAGCGCGCGCTCGGCAGCCGCGTGCCGGCGCAGGTGCTCGACTACGGCGCCGACTTCGGCGTGGTCACCTTCCGCCCCGACACCACCGCCCTCCATTCCATCGTCGTCTACCACGACGAGCTGGCCTTCGTGGTGCCGCCGTCGCACCCGCTGGCCCGGCGCGACAAGGTGTCGATTGCGGAACTGGCGCGCGAGTCGTTCGTGGCGCACCACGTGTCGTCGCCGTACCGCCAGAAGGTAATCGACACCTTCCGCAAGCGCCGGGTCGAATTGCGCATGCCGGTGGAGATGCCCACCATCGACGCGATCAAGAAGTTCGTGGCGATGGGGAACGGGGTCGCGCTGCTGCCGGCCATTACCGTGGAGCACGAGCTGCAGCACAAGGAGCTGGTCCGTGTCGAGGTGCCCGAGCTGGCCTTTGACCGCAAGCTTCGGCTCATCCATCGCCGCGAGGGCGCGTTGTCGCATGCGGCGGAGGCGATGTTGACCGTGGTGGAAGCGCAGAGCGCGCTAAAGCGGGGAAGGTTTGCGTTCGCGGCCGAGCGCTAGGTATACTCAAGGACTCACTGCCTTCGTGAATACCCTCCGTGCGGGAGTGGCGGAATTGGCAGACGCGCTAGCCTCAGGAGCTAGTCCGGGCAACCGGGTGGAGGTTCGAGTCCTCTCTTCCGCACCATTCGACTCACCAACAATTCGCCGGCGGCGAATCGTCGGTTCGCTCATGGCGGGCCACGCGGCCGACAGCCTGGCCGAAGGTAGACATCAACCTCAGCCGCATCGTCATCAGACCTGGTCCTGGAAGATCGAGGCCAGGGCCTGCAGGGTCTTGTCCACCAGCGGCCGCGACTGCCACGCCTCGAGGCTGACCGGCTCGCACAGCTCCGCGTCGCGGGCGAATAGTTCGTTCAACTGACGGGAGAACGCCGCGTCGCACACGCACACGTTGCTCTCCTCGTTGTGCGCGAACGAACGGCTGTCGAAGTTGGTGGTTCCCACCGTCGCCCACAAGCCGTCCACGACCATGGTCTTGTGATGCATCATCGTGCGGTTGTATTCGAGCAACTCCACGCCGGCTTCGAGGAGCGCGCCGTACAGCCGGATGCTGTTCAGGCGCGCCACGCGGTTGTCGTTGCGCCTGCCGGCCACCATGATGCGCACGCGCACGCCCCGCTTCACGGCCTCGCGGAAGAGGTCGATGGCGAGGTGGTCCGGGATGAAGTACGGGTTGGCAATCTCGATGGACAGGTGGGCCGCGGCAATGGCCAGGCAGTGAATCACCCGCACCGTTGACGCGCCGGTGTCCGGTGAACTCATCACGGTCTGCAGCGCCACCGGGCCCACCGCTTCGATCGGCGGGTAGAAGTCGGGGCCGGTCACCAGTTCGCCGGTGGCTTCAAGCCAGTTCTGGGCGAAGCCGGTTTGCAGGGGCCTGACCGCCGGCCCCTCCACTCGGATCTGCAAGTCGCGCCAGTGCTTCTCGTCTTGTGCGTCTCCGGCCCAGTGGTCGGCAATGCCGGCGCCGCCGGTGAAACCGATGCGGCCGTCGATGATCAGCGACTTGCGGTGCGTGCGATTGTTCAAGTGCCGCAGCCGGTTCCACCTGAGGGGGTTGTACCACGCGACGTGGCAGCCGCCGTCGCGGAGGATCTTTAGGATCTCCTCGCCCACGCTGGAGGAGCCGACGGCATCGAGCAGGATCTTGACCCGCACGCCATTCGCGGCGCGCTCCGCCAGCGCGCGCGCGAACGTCACGCCGATCTCGCCGGCCCAGTAGATGTAGGCCTCCATCGTGATCGAGCGCGCGGCCTCGCGGATCGCCGTCAGCATCGACGGAAAGAAGCGGTCGCCGTTGTTCAGGATCTCGAGCGTGTTGCCGGGCGCAAACGGCACGCCGGCCGCGCCGGCCATGGTGTCGAGGAATTCGGGCGACCCGACCTCGAGGCTGTGGTCGAGGCCCCACTGCGGCGGAATCTCCACCGACGTGGAGATCGAGCAGATGCCGGCCACGGCGGCCGCGGCAATCGCCAGCCACCACGCGCCGATGTTCATCAAATACACGGCCAGGCCCGCCCACACCCACCACGACCAGATGACATGGCGGATCCGCGTCCACGCGGTGGAGCTTCCCTTCGGCTTCGTCGTCCGCGGATCGAGGGCCGGCCGATAGCTCCGCCGGGCGGTCCGCGGTGGGTGCCGGAACGGCGACGGCTGGCTGCGCGGAGAGGGTGTCGACGTGCTCACTTGACTCTGGCAAGAGTCTCACAACCGGCTATGATCGATCTCACAAATGGCATCGTTCGTAATTGGCGTGGCCGGTGGTTCCGGGTCGGGAAAGACCACCGTCGTCCGGCGGATCGTTGACAGCCTTGGCCCTGACCACGTCACGCGTCTCGATCACGACCGCTACTATCGGGACCGCAACGACCTGCGCCTGGAGGAACGGGCGGCGCTGAACTACGACCATCCGGATGCGCTCGAAACCGACCTGATGGTGCGGCACGTCCGGGCGCTGAAGGCGGGACAGACCGTGGAGGTTCCGCAGTACGACTTCACGCGGCACGCGCGGCTCGCCGAGACCGACACGTTCCAGCCGCGACGCGCCCTGATTGTGGAAGGGATCCTGGTGCTGACCGACCCGGCGCTCCGCGAGCTGATGGATATCAAGGTGTTCGTGGACACCGACTCCGACACCAGGTTCATCCGCCGCCTGCAGCGCGACGTGGCGGAACGCGGCCGGACCATGGACTCGGTGATCGACCAGTACCAGAGCACGGTGAAGCCGATGCACCTGGAGTTCGTGGAGCCGAGCAAGCGCTACGCCGACGTGCTGATCCCGCTCGGCGGCCACAACACGGTGGCCGTGGATCTGCTGCTCACCATGTTGCGCAGCGTCGCCGGCCGCTGAGGCCTCAGTGCTGCCGGTTGCGGTTGAACAGGTAGGCGCCCAACGCGGCCAGCCCGCCCAGCAGGATGACGTCGCGGATCAACTTGAACAGGTTGATCACCCAGGCGATGCCAATGCCGAAGGCCGCCCACTGCACCCACCATTCACCGGGCGAGGTCATCACGTTGATGATGAACAGCATCAGCACGATGAACGGCGCGGTGACGAGGAACTTCACGCGGCGCAGGGGTCCAAACACCATAGGCTCCTTTCCCTAAACATACGAGGCCGCCCGCGGAAGGTTCGGCCCTGGGCTAGACTCCCATAATCCCGGGGATTTTTCGATGAGGGTCAAGCCGTGATTACCGCCACAGACTTTCGCCGCATCGCCCTCGGGTTAGACGGCGCGATCGAGGGCGCGCATATGGGCCATCCCGACTTCCGGGCACACGGACGGGTCTTCGCCAGCCTCCAGGCGGCCGAGCGCGGCATGGTCAAGCTCACGCCCGAACAACAGGAGAGGTTCATTGCCGGCGATCCCCAGTCGTTCATGCCCGAAAGCGGCGCGTGGGGCCGCCAGGGCTGCACCCGGGTGCTGTTCGCCACGGTGGACGAAGAGGCCCTGGGCGAGGCCATGACCCTGGCGTGGCGGAATTCCGCTACCGCTTCTTCGTCATCGACTCCCAGGCGTCCCACGTCTCGTCGTAGCGATGGGCGTCGGACGCGGTGAAGCCGTAGTCGGGATCGTTCCAGAACTGTTCGAACTCCTCGTCGCTCCAGCCCAGGCTGTCGGCAAAGCTGTCCTTGAACGCCTCTTCGATCAGCGTGGTGTCGCCGCCGTGGTCGTAAACGTGCTGGCCGGCGCGGAGCGCGGCCTCGTTGGCCCAGGCCCAGGCGAGGCCGCCGAGCGCCGCGGCGTAGGCGGACTGGTGCACGCTGCCGCCGCCGGCGCCGTAGAGATTGCGCGCGGCCGTGGAGACCAGCTGAATCAGGTCGGCGAATTCGGCGCTCATGACGTTGTCCCTCCGGCCAGGCGCGGATCCTGGCGCACGAACCAGGCGGTGGCGTTCAGATTGCGCAGTTGCGACAGGTAGATCGTGACCGCCGCGACGCGCGACTTCGGCAGCGGCGGCTTCGTGCGGAGCAGGGCGGCTCGCGCCATGGCCACGCGGCGGCGCAGGCTCGCGGAGTGCGCCAGCGTGGCGCGCGCCCGCGACCAGTCGAAGGCGACCACCGCGACCGCGACGGCGACGAAAATCCACGGCGTGAGCCGGCCGTTGCCGAGCATGAGGGCCGCGCCCGATCCGCTGCCGACGTAGTAGTTGGTCAACAGGTGCTCGAGCCCCACCCACGCGAGGCCGCTCACCGCCACCGCCCGCCACGACGACCCCAGCCGACCGCGGAGCGCGAGGCCCAAGCCGACCGTGGCGCACGCGAGCCCCGTGGCGGCCGCGTGTCCGACGTAACCCGCCGCGCCCCACGCGCCGGGCACCACGTAGAACGTGCCGAGGTGCGGGCCGTACTGACGGGCCATGTCGCGCGCGATGCCCGCGCTGTTCCGGACCAGCAAGGCGTTCTCGGCGAGCGCGAACCCGGCGCCGGCGAAGCAGCCGAGCATCAGCAGATCGGACGGGTTCGGCGCCCGTCCGGATCGGCGCCGGTAGAGCAGGACGACCACGGCGACCGGGATCAGCTTCAGCCCTTCCTCGATGGCGGGGATTAAACCCCAATTGGCAAAGCCGGCGGTGGTGTCGAGGCCGGCGGTGGCCAGGGCGTGCCCCGCCCCGACCATCAACGGCACGACCAGGCCCAGGCCGAGCGCCAGCGTCGAGAGCGCCGAGCCGGCCGCCAGCGATCGCGTGGCGACGGTGATCAACAGGATTTCACCCAGGAACAGCAGTTCCCGCCAGGTGGCTCCCGGCGCGTCCACAGCCAGCAATACCAGCGACAAACCCAACAACGCGAGGGAAACGAGACGAAGCATGGGCGACATGGTAATGGATACGACCGGGCAGCCCGGCTGTTGGTTACTTTTCCTTCTGATGGCCATGCGCCAACAGTTCTTTAGGATTGCCGGGTCTCGGAGTAGAATTCAGCGAATTCTTCGTTCCTTTTGGAGGCATACATGGACGTTCGGTCGCCGTTTTCTCGTCGTCAGTTTGTTGGGGGAGTGGCCGCTGCCGTTGGCGCCCTCAGTCTTCGGCCCGAGGCCGAACTGCTCGCGCAGGGGGTGACCCAGCAGTTCACCGGCGGCGATGCTGAGTACGACGCCTTCGTCAAGCTGGCGAGCAACGAGAACAACTACGGACCGCCGCCATCGGTGATGAAGGCCATGAACGACGCGTGGAAATACGCGAACCGTTACGGCTACCCGGACGGCAACATCACCCAGGTCATTGCCGATCACCACGGCGTCAAGCGCGAGAACGTGCTGCTGACCGCCGGGTCCGGCGAAGGGCTGAACGTGATGGCCACCACCTACCTCGGGCCGGGGAAGAAGGTACTGGGCGTCAGCCCGTCCTACGCCAGCGTGTTCCAGCAGGCGGCCAACGTGAAGGCCGGCTCCATTCAGATCCCGTTGACCAAGGACTACCGGCAGAACATCAGCCAGATGATCGAGGCCACGAACCGCAACGCGCGCGACATCGGCTTCGTCTACATGTGCAATCCGAACAACCCGACCGGCGCGATCGTGACCGCCAAGGAAATCAAGGACCTGCTCGACAACATCCCGAAGGACATGCCGGTGCTGATCGACGAGGCCTACCATCACTTCGTGGATGATCCCGCGTATGGCACCGCGATCCCGTACGTGCTCGAGGGCCGGCCGGTCGTCGTGGCCCGAACCTTCTCGAAGATCGCGGCGCTGGCCGCCATGCGTATCGGTTACTCCGTGGCGCCGGCGGAGATGATTCGCGACATGCGCATCTACGCGTCCAATAGCGTCAACGTGCTGGCCAAGTGGGGCGCGGTCGCCTCGCTGAAGGACAAGGCCGCCGAGGCCGACGTCAAGGCCAAGATCGTCGACATGCGCAACAAGACCACGAAGGTGCTGGAGTCGTGGGGCTACCCGGTGATCCCGTCGCAGGCCAACTTCTTCATGGTGAGCCTGGGCGAGCGCCAGGTGCAGGGCGTGATCGAGGAGTTCCGCAAGATGGGCATCCTGGTCGGCCGTCCGTTCCCGCCCATGCTGAACCACCTGCGCGTGTCGGTCGGCACGCCGGAGGACATGGAGAAGTTCATGACGGCGTTCAAGAAGATCTTCCCGCAGAAGGTCGCCGCGGCTCGGGGCTAACAAGAAAGGCGGGCCTTCGGGCCCGCCTTCTCTCGCCGGCTTTACCTCGCCGTAAGCCTACGAAGTAGGCGAAGGCGGGCCCTTCAACTGAAATCCCGCCGGCGGTTCCGCTCCCAACAAGTGCTTCACGAAGTAGTCCCAGCGACGGCGAACCATGTACGGTTCGTTGCCGAAGCCGTGCCCGCGGTTCGGGAAGATGATCAGGTCGAAGTCCTTGTTTTCCTTGATCAGCGCGTCGACGACCAGCAGCGTGCTGTAGAACGGCACGTTGGCGTCCATCGAGCCATGGGCGAGCAGCAGCTTGCCCTTCAGGTTCTTGGCGAAGTTCTGGTTGGCCTGGCTGTCGTAGTTGGTGGTGCCGTCGGGCCGTTTCTCGAGCAGTCCCTGCCACTTCTCGGCCCAGTCGTCTTCATACACGCGGTTGTCGTGGTTGCCGGCCTGCGACACCCCGACCTTGAAGAAGTCTGGGTACTTGAACATGGCGGCGGCGGTGGCGAACCCGCCGCCCGAGTGGCCGTAGATGCCGGCGCGATCGATGTCGATCCACGGGTAGCGTGCCGCCAGCTCCTTCATGCCGGCGACCTGGTCGGGCAGCGTGTTGTCGCCCATGTCGCCGTAGTAGGCGGCGTGGAACCGCTTCGAGCGCCACGGTGTGCCCATGCCGTCGATCTGGACGACGATGAAGCCGAGTTCGGCGAGGGCTTGTGAATCGCCGCGCGCGGCCGAGAAACTGCGACTGCCCACACTGCCGGTCTGCGGTCCCGGGTAGATGTTGTTGATGATCGGGTACTTCTTCGTCGGGTCGAAGTTGGTGGGCCGGTAGAGCAGGCCGTACAGGTCGCCGACGCCGCCGCGATCTTTCACGGTGATCGGCATCGGCGGCTTCCAGCCGGTGGCGACCAGCCGCGAGATGTCGGTCTTTTCGAGGGGCAGCACCACCTTGCCGGTGTTGTCACGCAGCACCGACACCGACGGCACGTCGGGCTTCGAATAGGTGTCGACGAAGTACTTCCCGTCCGGTGACACCGACACCGTGTGATCGCCGTCGTCCGGCGTCAACAGCTGCACGCCCTTGCCGTCCATGCCCACGCGGTAGAAGTGGCGGAAGTACGGGTCGCGCCCGCGCTCGCGGCCGACGCCCTGGAAGTAGAGGGTTCGCGTGGCTTCGTCGACGCGCGTCAGTTGCGTGACGTTGCCGTCGCCGCTGGTGATCGGGTGCTTCAGCTTGCCGGTCTGCAGGTCGTGCATGTAGAGGTGGCCCCAGTTCTCCTTCTGAGAGAACCAGATGGCCTCGTTCGATCCGGGCAGGTACTTCCAGTTCACCTTGCCGTTGCCGGCTTCAAGGAAGGTCTCACCCTTCTCTTCGAGCACCTCGCGAATGCCGCCGGTGGCGGCGTCGGCCACGCGCAGGTTGGCCTGCTGGTGATTGCGCGAGGTCGAGACGAACGACACCTGGCTGCCGTCAGGGCTCCACTGCACGTCCACCCATTCGCCGCCGCACTTCACATCGTCACAGAGCGTGGAGCGGTGCTGGTCCTGGCCCATCTGCAGGCGGACGACCTTCGGTCCCTCGATCTCGATGATCACGCGCTCGATCATGGTCACGAACTCGTCGCCCGGCAGCGGGTACTTCCACGCTTGCAGGCTGGGGTGGCCGGCCACGGTGTTCACCAGGAACATGTCGCCCGCCTTGCGTTGATCCTGCTGGAAGGTGGCGATCCTCTTCGAATCGGGCGACCACACCAGCACCGGGCTGTCGCTGCGGATCCAGCCGGCGTTGTCGGTGGCGTAGCCGTAGTCCTTGATGCCGTCGCTGGTCAGCTGTTGGTCGGTGCCGGCGGCGAGGTCGCGCACCCACAGGTTGTAGTCGCGGATGAACGCGGCCAGCTTGCCATCCGGGGACACCACGCTGTTCTGGAGCCGCGCCGGGCGATCGCCGCTCGTGCACTGCTTGCCCTGCACGTCGCAGGTCCACCGCTTGAGGTCGCTGTCGAACCAGAAGGACTGCTGGCCGGCGGCAAACGTGAACTGCTGGAACGGGAGCCGCGCCGGCGTCACCGGCTTGCCCATCGCGGAGGTCAGCGCCGCCGCGACCGCGGCGTGGTCGAAGGCCGGGGCCTTGGCCGCGCGCGCCGGGTCCACCAGGATGAACTCGCTGCCCGCGACGGTCACGTTGCGATACCAGAAGCGATCATCCGGCAGCCAGTTGGGCTGCACCGGGCCGTTCGAGACCAGCGGCGAGGTGTTGTAACCCAGGAACTGTTCGGCGCGCGCGTAGTCGGCGGCCGTGACCGCGGCGCGCGACTGGGCGGCGCCAGGGAGGGTCATGGCCGCAATCAGCGCGCCGGTCGTCAGCGAGAGAAGGGTGAGCTTGCGCATGGCGAAAAGTATCGCATGCAGGAAGGGTATATTCACCGCATGCGAACAGCGATATCTCTTGCGGCATTGGTCCTGGCGGCAGTCGTGGGGTGGCCGATAGCACATGCCCAGGGGCCGGCGACCCTCGCACCGGGCTTACCCTCCGTAGTTGTTGCGGAAGGACAGTTGCGCGAAATGGAGTGGCGAAACATCGGCCCGCATCGCGCCAGCCGCACCAAGGCGCTCGACGGCGTGCCCAGCCAGCCGCATACCTTCTACATCGGCGTGGTCAACGGCGGGGTCTGGAAGACCACCGATGCCGGCCGCACGTGGGCGCCCATCTTCGACTCGGCCCCGACCGGCGCCATCGGCGCTCTTGCCGTCGCGCCCTCGAATCCGAGCGTGATCTATGTGGGCGCCGGGGAAGCGCAGCAGCGCCCTGACCTCGCCACCGGTGACGGCATCTACAAGTCCAGCGACGCCGGCAAGACGTGGATCCACCTCGGCTTGCGTGACACCCAGCAGATTGCGCAGGTCGTCGTCGACCCGGCCAACGCCGACCGCGTGTTCGTGGCGGCGCTCGGGCATCCATACGGCCCGAATACCGAGCGCGGCATCTTCCGATCCACCGACGGCGGGAAGTCGTTCGCGCGCGTGCTCTACAAGGACGAGAACACTGGCGGCGTGGACGTGCAGATCGATCCGTCGAACCCCGACGTCGTCTACGCCTCGCTGTGGCAAGCCCGCCAGGGCCCATGGGAGA contains:
- a CDS encoding aminotransferase class I/II-fold pyridoxal phosphate-dependent enzyme, with the protein product MAAAVGALSLRPEAELLAQGVTQQFTGGDAEYDAFVKLASNENNYGPPPSVMKAMNDAWKYANRYGYPDGNITQVIADHHGVKRENVLLTAGSGEGLNVMATTYLGPGKKVLGVSPSYASVFQQAANVKAGSIQIPLTKDYRQNISQMIEATNRNARDIGFVYMCNPNNPTGAIVTAKEIKDLLDNIPKDMPVLIDEAYHHFVDDPAYGTAIPYVLEGRPVVVARTFSKIAALAAMRIGYSVAPAEMIRDMRIYASNSVNVLAKWGAVASLKDKAAEADVKAKIVDMRNKTTKVLESWGYPVIPSQANFFMVSLGERQVQGVIEEFRKMGILVGRPFPPMLNHLRVSVGTPEDMEKFMTAFKKIFPQKVAAARG
- a CDS encoding DPP IV N-terminal domain-containing protein, producing the protein MRKLTLLSLTTGALIAAMTLPGAAQSRAAVTAADYARAEQFLGYNTSPLVSNGPVQPNWLPDDRFWYRNVTVAGSEFILVDPARAAKAPAFDHAAVAAALTSAMGKPVTPARLPFQQFTFAAGQQSFWFDSDLKRWTCDVQGKQCTSGDRPARLQNSVVSPDGKLAAFIRDYNLWVRDLAAGTDQQLTSDGIKDYGYATDNAGWIRSDSPVLVWSPDSKRIATFQQDQRKAGDMFLVNTVAGHPSLQAWKYPLPGDEFVTMIERVIIEIEGPKVVRLQMGQDQHRSTLCDDVKCGGEWVDVQWSPDGSQVSFVSTSRNHQQANLRVADAATGGIREVLEEKGETFLEAGNGKVNWKYLPGSNEAIWFSQKENWGHLYMHDLQTGKLKHPITSGDGNVTQLTRVDEATRTLYFQGVGRERGRDPYFRHFYRVGMDGKGVQLLTPDDGDHTVSVSPDGKYFVDTYSKPDVPSVSVLRDNTGKVVLPLEKTDISRLVATGWKPPMPITVKDRGGVGDLYGLLYRPTNFDPTKKYPIINNIYPGPQTGSVGSRSFSAARGDSQALAELGFIVVQIDGMGTPWRSKRFHAAYYGDMGDNTLPDQVAGMKELAARYPWIDIDRAGIYGHSGGGFATAAAMFKYPDFFKVGVSQAGNHDNRVYEDDWAEKWQGLLEKRPDGTTNYDSQANQNFAKNLKGKLLLAHGSMDANVPFYSTLLVVDALIKENKDFDLIIFPNRGHGFGNEPYMVRRRWDYFVKHLLGAEPPAGFQLKGPPSPTS